Proteins encoded in a region of the Micromonas commoda chromosome 10, complete sequence genome:
- a CDS encoding predicted protein, with amino-acid sequence MSAIRKKIVKDDGAALSEFEKEVAQALFDLEATNNELKAELKDLYINGAQEVDVSGGRTAVVIHVPFRKLKAFNKIQQRLVRELEKKFSGKDVVLVATRRINPVPSSGFARARPRSRTLTAVHTALLEDLVYPTEIVGKRQRYRLDGSRLLKVYLDPKDRNTTEYKLDTFAGVYKKLTGKEVVFEFPVQESA; translated from the exons ATGTCTGCGATTCGCAAGAAG ATCGTTAAggacgatggcgccgccctctCTGAGTTCGAGAAGGAGGTTGCTCAG GCTCTCTTCGACCTCGAGGCCACCAACaacgagctcaaggctgagctcAAGGACCTCTACATCAACGGTGCGCAGGAGGTTGACGTGTCCGGTGGCCGCACCGCGGTCGTGATCCACGTCCCCTTCCGCAAGCTCAAGGCGTTCAACAAGATCCAGCAGAGGCTggtgcgcgagctcgagaagaagTTCAGCGGCAAGGATGTGGTGCtcgtcgcgacccgccgcaTCAACCCGGTTCCCTCCTCCGGCTTCGCCCGCGCCAGGCCCAGGTCTCGCACCCTCACCGCGGTCCAcaccgccctcctcgaggacctcgtcTACCCCACCGAGATTGTCGGCAAGCGCCAGCGCTACAGGCTGGATGGCTCCAGGCTCCTCAAGGTGTACCTCGATCCCAAGGATCGCAACACCACCGAGTACAAGCTGGACACTTTCGCGGGCGTGTACAAGAAGCTCACCGGTAAGGAGGTCGTCTTCGAGTTCCCCGTCCAGGAGTCCGCCTAA